The genomic window ACTTCCAGTCCGACCAGGAGACGCGCTGGTGCCCCGGCTGCGGGGACTACGCCATCCTCGCCGGCGTCCAGGCGTTCATGCCGGAGCTGGGCATCTCTCCCGAGAAGGTGGTCTTCGTCACCGGCATCGGCTGCGCCGGGCGCTTCGTCTACTACATGGACACCTACGGGATGCACGGCATCCACGGCCGCGCGCCCGCGCTGGCCACCGGCCTGGCCACCGCCAGGCGGGACCTGTCGGTGTGGGTCGTGGCGGGCGACGGCGACGCGCTCTCGATCGGCGGCAACCACCTCATCCACGCCCTGCGGCGCAACGTGCCGATCAAGATCCTGCTCTTCAACAACCAGATCTACGGGCTCACGAAGGGGCAGTACTCGCCCACGTCGGAGGTCGGCAAGGTCACCAAGTCCACGCCGTTCGGCTCCGAGGACCATCCGTTCAACGCCGCGGCTCTGGCCATCGGCGCCGAGGCCACCTTCGTCGCCCGCACCGTGGACGTGGACAAGAAGCACCTCACGGGCGTGCTGCGCGAGGCCGCGGCGCACGAGGGCTCGGCCTTCGTCGAGATCTACCAGAACTGCAACGTCTTCAACGACGGCGCGTTCGAGGCGCTGCGCGGCAAGGCCGGCACCTCGCACCAGATCCGCCTCGAGCACGGCGAGCCCATCCGCTTCGGCGACGACGGCCGGCGCGGAGTGGTGCGCTCCGAGGACGGATCGCTGCGGCTGGCCGAGGTGGCCGACGTGGGCGAGGACGCTTTCGTGGTGCACGACGCCCACCGCGAGGACCCCAGCCTGGCCTTCGCGCTCGCCCACCTCTCGGAGCGCCCCACCGCCCCCACGCCGATCGGCGTGCTGCGCTCCATCCGCCGCCCCGCCTACGGCAGCGGCCGCGCGGCCGATCTGGAGCAGGCAGCCGAGCGCGCCACGCTCGCCGACGTGGACGAGCTGCTGCACTCAGGCGACGTCTGGACGGTGTCGTGAGCGACTACGACATGGAGCCCCACCACGGCTACGACGGTCTGGCACCGGAAGGCAGTTGGCTGCCTGTCCTGCTCTGGGTACCCATACGGTGCCCAAAGCAGCACGGTGGCTCGATTCCTAGGCCGCGGCGGGCAG from Thermoleophilaceae bacterium includes these protein-coding regions:
- a CDS encoding 2-oxoacid:ferredoxin oxidoreductase subunit beta translates to MSTLKGTDGNGHSPNGGTPLPTLTKKDFQSDQETRWCPGCGDYAILAGVQAFMPELGISPEKVVFVTGIGCAGRFVYYMDTYGMHGIHGRAPALATGLATARRDLSVWVVAGDGDALSIGGNHLIHALRRNVPIKILLFNNQIYGLTKGQYSPTSEVGKVTKSTPFGSEDHPFNAAALAIGAEATFVARTVDVDKKHLTGVLREAAAHEGSAFVEIYQNCNVFNDGAFEALRGKAGTSHQIRLEHGEPIRFGDDGRRGVVRSEDGSLRLAEVADVGEDAFVVHDAHREDPSLAFALAHLSERPTAPTPIGVLRSIRRPAYGSGRAADLEQAAERATLADVDELLHSGDVWTVS